The genomic DNA TTTCATCTTCTGATAGTGGTGGTAAAGCTCCTATTCTAGCATATAAAATTGTTGGGTTAGGTTCTGCCAGTAATACGCCTGTTAGTTTTCCATCAGCTTCTTTTTCAAACGAACTCCCTTTAGGCGCCACTGTAGACTCATCTATACCCAAAATGTTCAATCCTGCTTGATTTAGCCATGCTCTACTATATAGAAATAATATATATGTTGGTACATTTCCAGTTGCGTCATTAATTTCTTGAGGTGTTGGAAATCGTTTTTCTTCAAACTGAAATGGACTCCACCCCCCAACAACTCTTACCCATTGCCCTTCTGGTGTTCTAGCTGCTTGCTCTTTTAACATTTCAAGAGCACGCTTTAATGTTTTTACACCATCCCAACGTAATTCGGCATTAAAAAAACGACCTCCTCTGGTTAAATGCAAATGTGAATCATTGAGACCAGGAATTACCGTTTTTCCATGAGCATCAATAATTTGAGTGCTATCTGATTTTAAAGCCAATATTGCTTCGGACGTTCCTGAAGCTAATATTTTACCATCTTTTACAGCAATGGCTTCCGCGTAGGTTCTATTAGCATCCATAAGCGCTACTTTTGCATTTGTTATAATAAGATTAGCGACCTCTTGTGCTTGCTGCTGCTCTTGTTTACATGCAATAAAAAGTAACCCTATAAACAGGGTTTTTATGAACTGTTTCATGTTTTTATGATTTAGAAATAATATCTCTATTCTATTGAACTTTAGAGATTTTCACTAATTAGAGTTTAGTGGTCGCCTTCGTTTTCTTTTGCCCAAGTTTTCATTGTTTTGATATAATCGATACCTAAACCATATGCTCCTCCATATCTTTTGGATATTTTTACTACTTCGGCATATTTATCACTTCTAGCCCAATCTCTATGGATTTCCAATAAATACTGCAATGAGGTTACTGGTTTTATACCCGCCTGTACCATTCGGGTTATAGCCATATCATGTGCTTCTTGGGACGTGCCCCCGCAAGCATCGACTACAACGTATACTTCATAACCATCTTCTAATGCTGAAAGTGCTGCAGAAAGTGTGCATACCTCAGTCCAAAGACCTGCAATGACCAATTTTTTCTTTCCAATGTCAGCGACTGCTTTTACTACTCTTTTGTCCTCCCAGGAGTTCATGGTTGTTCTATCTATGTACTCTTTTTCATTTGGAAAATATTCTCTTATTTCTGGAAAAATGGGTCCGCTAAATGATTTTTCCGCAACGGTAGTTACCACTGTTGGCACTTTATACAGTGTAGCTGATGCTGCCAAAAGACCTGTATTGTTTCTTAATTCTTCAATGGGTTGTGATTCTACAGCAAATGCCATTTGGCTTTCGTGATCAATTAATAATAAAGTATGATTTGTTGGGTTCAATAATTCCTTTGAAGCGTTTGCAGGGTCATTATTAGGGTTTGGGTTATACATATCCCATTGTGCAAAAGAAATAGCACTTACTAAAAGGGCAAAAATGGTTAGTTTGATTGTTTTCATTATTTCTGAGTTTTTGACGATTATATTTATTTAGAATTAATTATTATTAAGCCATAGGCACTTCCATTAACAGGATTTCTGCATCACTATCTGCCTTGATATCAAGCTCCTTTACATCCCAAATCCCCATACCATCTCTGTTGTTTAATGATTGATTATTGATGGCAACATCACCCTTTAAGATAAATGCATAGACCCCATTTTTCTCATTGTCTTTAAGTTGATATTTTAATGACTTCCCTTTTTCTATACCTCCCATATGAAACCATGCATTTTGATGTATCCAAACACCTTCGTCATCTGGATTAGGCGATAATACTTGTTGTAATTTATTTTTACGGTCTTTTAGATTTAATGTAATCTGGTCATATCTTGGTTCAACGCTCTTCTTATCAGGAAATACCCAAATTTGAAGGAACTTAACAGGCTTGTCTGGATTATTGTTATATTCGGAATGCATAACTCCTGTGCCCGCACTCATAACCTGAATATCACCAGCTTTAATCACTGTAGCGTTACCCATATTGTCTTTATGCATTAAATCACCTTCCAATGGAATAGATATGATTTCCATGTCTTTATGGGGATGTGTGCCAAAGCCCATACTTTCTGACACGGTATCATCGTTTAACACTCTAAGCATACCAAATTGCATTCTTTCTGGGTTGTGATAATTTGCAAAACTGAATGTGTGTTTTGAATTTAGCCATCCATGGTCTGCATTTCCTCTTGTTTCTGATTTGTGAAGTACTGTGTTCATTGTTTTATATTCTTTGTTTGGCAAATGATTGTATCCAACTTTTGCTTTTTCAAGATTACTCCTGTTCTTTTTTGCAAAAGCTGAAATACCTACAACCGATAGTGTAGTTCCTGCAATTGCTTTTTTTAAAAAGTTTTTACGTTTCATTTTATTTTGTTTATCCTTATGTAGGCTAATCTCACACCAAACAATCAAATCGTTGATTGTCAATAATTTAAACACTAAGCCAAATACTTTTTTATTCTCTATTTATAGAAATTTCTATTATTTGAGAAATAATTATTTATTTTTGAATAACTAATCCATGAAAGATGATAGATTTAAGGCATGAATTATCAATAAAAGAATGGCTCATTGATGCCCTTCCTCATGAGGTGATATGGGCTTCAGAAGATGGCAAAATTGTATATGCAAATGCTAAATTTTGCATACGCCTAGGTTATAAAAAGTCTGAGCTAATGAAGCTTTCCATCTTTGACATCAACACTACAGTTACTAAAGAAAGTTGGATAGAACATTGGGAAGAAATAAAAAGAGAAAAGGTTCTAAATTTTAAAGCGGTTCATAAAAACAAAAGTGGAAAGTTTTACGATGTTGAAGTTTTTGCTCAATTTTTCTCAAATAATGGAAAAGAAATGATTTGCTCCATCATTAGTGACATTACAACTTCCAGCTTCAACGAAAATTTATTGCGAAATACCGAAGCTATTGCTCATGTTGGAGGCTGGAAATTAAATTTACAAGATGGTTCTATAATTGTAACGGAAGAAGCTTTAAGGATTTTTGAAACTCAAGACAGAGAGAATTTCACACCAGGTAAGGCTATTAAATTTTTTGCAAATGAAAAAAAAGCTAAAAATTTATTTAGAAATGTGTTGAGAGGTTCTCAAGAATTTGACGAAATATTAGAGACCAAATCTGAACCAAAAAAATTCATAAGAGCAATAGCTAAACCTATTTTCAAAGGAAAAAAGGTCATAAACATAACAGGCATTTACCAAGATGTTACCGAGCAGTATCAGAAAGCTAGCACTTTAAAATTTTTCAAAGAAATTATAGATAATGCCCAGGATTTAGTATACGTTTATAATCGCAAGGGTACTTTATTGCATTATAGCGATTCTGTTTCAAAACAGTTAGGTTTTTCCCGAAAAGAGCTGGATAATTTTTCTATTTTTAATCTAGACTCCAATATAACACAAGAATGGTGGTATTCTCATTTTGATGAATTGAAAGAGAAAAGATCAATGCATATGGAGTGGTTAGTTACTAGAAAAGATGGCACCAAATTTCCTGCTGAAATTGTTGCTAATCATTTAGTATATGAAGGGCAAGATATTAATTGTGCTGTTGTAAGAGATGTTACAGAAAGGAAAATGAGAGATTTAAAACTTTTTGAAGCATTAGAAGAGATAAAGTCCCTTAAAGAACTTCTTGAAAATGAAAACGAATACCTGCAGGAAGAAATTAGCAGTAAAATTAATTACGATAATATAATCTGTAAAAGTGCTGCTTATGAAAAAGTTCTCGAACAAGTAAATCAAGTAGCTCCAACAGATACTACCGTTTTAATTACTGGCGAGTCCGGAACAGGAAAAGAACTCTTAGCAAGGGCATTACATAATAACAGCCTAAGACAAAACAGGGCACTCATTAAAATAAATTGCGCAACATTACCTAAAGAACTTATAGAAAGTGAATTGTTCGGACATAAAAAAGGGGCTTTTACCGGAGCTGTAGCCGATAAAGTTGGGAAGTTTGCTCTTGCCGATAATGGCACCATATTTTTAGATGAAATTGGAGAAATGCCCATAGATTTACAACCTAAATTATTGCGGGTACTACAAGAAGGTGAATTTGATGAATTAGGAGGCTCTAAAACAATAAAAGTTAATGTTCGTGTTATTGCCGCCACCAATAGGCATCTTGAAAAAATGATTAAAGAAGGGGCTTTTAGGGAAGATCTTTACTATCGTTTAAATGTCTTTCCAATACATAATATCCCTTTACGTGCTCATAAGGAAGATATTCCATTGTTAGCTCAGTACTTTTTAAAAAAGTATTCTTCTAAAGCAGGTAAGGCTTTTAAAAGGTTATCAAAAAAAACAATTGATGTCTTGATGGCATATAATTTTCCAGGAAACATTAGAGAGTTAGAAAATTTAATTGAACGTGCTGTTATAGTTGAAAGGGGAACAACGCTAAACCCAGGTAGTTGGATGCCAAAAATGAATGGAAACATAAACTTTGATGATTTTAAGTCATTTGAAACAATGCAGCGCGATTATATAATTAAAGTGTTGAACTATACCAATTGGCGAGTTAGTGGAAAAAAGGGGGCTGCCACTATACTTAATATGAAAGACAAAACTCTTTTTGCTAAAATGAAGCGGTTAGGGATTGAGAAAAAGATAGTCTTGAAAAATTAGATATCAGCTGTTTTTTGGGTTCTGCTTTTTGTCTTTAGGTAGTTTAAATTATTAAGAAGTAGAACTAAACATTGATAAATACCACTGTTTTAAAATTAATTATTTTAGTGTATATATAACCACTAGTATTACATATCTATCTTAGTCACAAGTTAAAAACACAGCACAAATTGAACGAAATTAGAAAATTTATTGAACATATCTCTCCAATGAACGATTCTGATTGGCTATTTTTCTCATCGAAGCTACAGCAAGTAACACTAAAAAAACATGCTGTCTTATTGAAAATGGGAGAGACTGAGAACTATTTATCTTTTATAACAAAAGGAATAGTCAGACTTTATATCCCAAGAGAAGAACATGATTTAACTTTTGGATTTTTATTTGAAAATGAATTTGTTACAGCTTATGATTCGTTTTTATCTCAAGCTCCTTCAGAATATCAACTTGATACATTAACAGAAACTGTTCTATGGAGAATTTCGAATAAAGATTTACAAGAGGTCTACAAAAGAACAAACAGCGGAAATATTATTGGACGAAAAATGGCTGAATATATGTTTTTAATAAAATCAAAGAGAGAACTTTCATTATTAAGTAAAACAGCTGAAGAACGCTATTTAAATTTATTCTCAGATCGTCCAAAATTATTACAGCAAATTCCATTAAAATATATTGCCTCATATATTGGAGTTACTCCGCAAGCATTGAGCAGAATAAGAAAACGCATTACTTAACTTGCATTCATTGTTTTTATTTTGGTCTTTTCTGACCTTTGTCTTTTAATAATTCAGAAAAACATGAAACCTTTAATTATACTTTTATCAAGTTTTATAATCTCCATTTTTATAATTAAAATTATCAAAAAAGACTATGATTTTGCCCTATCCGCAAGAATTGCAATGTCGATAATGCTTGTGTTTACAGCTATTGGCCATTTTGCTTTTACAAAAGGGATGTCAATGATGATACCAAAATTTATCCCTTTTAAAGAAGGTTTTGTTTATCTAACTGGAATATTCGAAATACTATTAGCATTAGGTTTATTAATTCCTAAATTTAAAATAGTATCTGGGTGGACACTTATCATTTTTCTACTTTTAATGCTACCTGCTAACATATATGCTTCCATAAATAATGTGAATTATCAAAAAGGAACATTTGATGGACATGGCATCACGTACTTATGGTTTAGAATTCCTTTGCAAATCTTTTTTATTATCTGGACATATGTAAGTACAATCAGGGTTTAATAATAATTAAAAAAAGTATCTCTCTCTGAATAAGAAAAAGAGATAGTAAGCTGCTAAATTAATAACACTTCCCTCGTTCCTTAAAGTTAGACTCTGAATTCTTCTTATTGATTTTTACCTTAAGCAACTGCATGTCATCGCTTACCTTTCTTTCTATTACTCGTGCATAGATTTGTGTTGTTGCTATTTTAGTATGACCTAGAAGTTTTGAAACCGTTTCTATAGGAACGCCATTACTTAAAGTTACCGTTGTTGCGAATGTATGTCTAGCAATATGAAATGTTAAGTTCTTTTTGATGCTACATAAATCTGCTATTTCTTTTAAATAACTATTTAATTTTTGATTAGAAATATTGGGAAATAGCGTTTTCGTTTTCTCAGTTTTAAGATGGCCTTTGTATTTTGCTATTAGTTCTTCAGCCACAGGAAGTATTGGGATTTTCACTTTGCTATGCGTTTTTTGTCTATTAGTAATTATCCAACGCCCACCATCAATACCAATAACAATATTGTCTTCGTTAAGCTTCATTACATCTATATATGATAAACCTGTGTAGCAACTAAAAACAAATAAATCTTTGACCAGAGTTAGTCTTTCTATTTCGAATTCTTTTTCAATAATGGTTTGTAATTCATCTTCTCTTAAAAACTCACGTTCATTTTTAATATAAGTTGGCTTGAACTTTACAAAAGGGTCTTTATCTATCCATTCCATTTTATAAGCTAATGTTACCATTTTACGAAGCCTTTGAATATGTTTCATAACTGTATTGTTTTCCATCTTCTTTTGATGATCTTCTGGAACATATAACCGTAGAAACTTTTCAAAGTCAACTAAAAAACGAAAAGTTAATTGGGATAAATACACATCTTGAGTTTTTCTTTTTTTGGTTAAGAATAACTTGATATATTTTTGAGTCGTGAAATAGTTCTTTAAAGTACCATAGGTTAAAGATTCACTCATTTGAGTATTATGATAATCAACCAATGTTAGTAAAGAATATTCTTGATTGTCTTCTCCTAAAAATCGAGCTTTAATACTTTGGGAACAAATGAATGTTTTTTCTTTTACTAGTTGGTCATGTGCTTCGTAAATTCTGTTTTTAACAAGGTCCAAATACCGGTTAAGCAATCGGGATTCTTGTTTGTTTCCTCGTGCTCTTCCTTTGTTAGAATCCCATTCAGATACCGTTACTTTTCGTTTTAAACTAATATTAGCCCGTTTTCCATTGACCGTTATTCGGGCATAAACAGAAACTTGATTATTTTTTGCGCGTGTAGCACTTATCCAAAATGATAAGCTAAAGGTAGTTTGTGATTGCATAGTTGTCGTCTTTTAGTTAAACATTTACCTAGACGAAAGTCAAATCAACTATTTCAATTACAGTATTTTAAACATCTATTCGGTTAACACTTTTTAGATTTCAAAAGTGTTAACCGAAGTGTTAACCGAATCAAACTATATTAATTCAATTCTTATGATGACCTAAAAACCACAAAACCTTGTTAATCATAAGATTAACAAGGTTTTAGTCTGTGTTTGTATTAATATTTGTCGGGGTGGCAGGATTCGAACCTGCGACCTCCGCGTCCCAAACGCGGCGCGATAACCGGGCTACGCTACACCCCGAATTGGTTATCATTTTAGGACTGCAAATATAGACTTTTTATTCATTACACAATTCTTTATTTAAAAATATTTATCTTAGAGCATAATCAAGAATACTTTATCAAAAAAGCTATAATTTAGTACACTTAAATACAGACTCCTTACTTGTGCATTTTATAAAAAAAAGAATTCTTATTTTACTCCTTTTTAGCTTTACTTTTAACGCTCTGGGTCAATCAAAGATTAAAGGGAAAATTATTGATAAAGACAGTGGAACGGCATTATCAAACGTACAAATAACAAACCTTGATACCAAAACTACAGTAGTATCAAATTTAAATGGAACTTTTGAAGCCATAAGAGTTGGCAAATATTCATTAAAAAAAGAAGGTTACCTTGAAAAGATTCTTGAATTAAAAAACGACTCATATTACATCATTCAACTAAATATAAATCCATCTCAATTACATGAAGTTATTATTAACTCAAACCATATTCCTAAAAAGCTAAAAAAAGCGACAACAACCATTAGTGTTATTCCATTAAAAGATATTGAGCGTGGTAATAATATTAATATAGCTCCCATTTTAAATAGAACCCCTGGAGTTTTCATGCAAAGTGGCGCCCTTAATACTAATCGAATTACGATTAGAGGTATTGGTTCCAGAAATTTATTCGGAACAGCAAAAATAAGAGCCTACTTTAAAGACATCCCTTTAACAACAGGGAATGGAGAAACTACTATTGAAGATTTTGAATTAAATACCATATCCCGTTTTGAAATCATTAAAGGCGCAACTTCCAGTATTTATGGAGCTGGTCTCGGTGGCACTATACATTTAACACCTAAAAATGCGTTTTTAAATCAGTCTAGTATAAATACAGAAATATCTCTAGGGTCTTTTGGGTTGCTTAAAGGTATTGTAAATATAAATCATGGTACTTCAACTAATAGCTTTAGGGCTGTTTATAGTAATACTCATAGTGATGGGTATCGTGAAAATAACACATATAACAGACAAACTTTTACCTTAAACTCAAACCATCACTTAAACAAAAAAAATGAATTATACATTCTGGCCAGCTATATTGATTTAAAAGCCTTTATTCCTAGTTCAATTAACGAGGAAACATATCGAAACAATCCAAAATCTGCGGCATTTACCTGGAAGCAATCGCAAGGTTTTGAAGATTCCAAACGTGGAATATTTGGTCTATCCTGGAATCATGAATACAGTAACCATACAAAACAACTAACCAGTATCTTTACTTCTTTTTATGATGCTTACGAACCCAGACCTTTTAATATTTTAAAAGAACACATCCTAGCAACAGGCATTAGAAGCCGAATTTTAGGCAACATTAAACTTTTCGATAAAACTTTTAACTGGACATTAGGCGGAGAACTTTTTAGAGATACTTATAAATCTGAAACGTTTGAGAATTTATATCGGAATTTCCCTAACGATACTGGAAGTGTTGAAGGTAATCAATTATCAAACTTCAAAGAAAAAAGAAATTATTACAACGCTTTTTTTGAAACTATTTATGAACTAACTAAAAAAACATCACTATCCATAGGTTTGAATTTAAATCAAACTGCATACACTTTAAACGATAGGTTTCCAGCTTCAGAAAATAATCGGGATCAGTCAGGAAACTTTAAATTTAAAAATATCGTGTCACCAAAATTTGGCATATCTCATCTATTTTCTAAAAGTATTAATGTTTATTCAAATATAAGCCATGGCTTCTCTCCTATTACATTAAATGAAACATTATTACCCGATGGACAAATAAACACCAATCTTAAACCGGAAACGGGTTGGAATTTTGAAATTGGCACACGAGCAAGCCTAATAAATAATCGTTTGCAATTCAATTTAGCACTATACCGTTTAGCAATTAAAAACCTAGTCGTATCTCGTAGAACATCACAAGATGAATTTATTGGAATAAACGCTGGAAGTACCCAACATGACGGATTAGAATTATCATTAAATTATGAATGGTTACAAAAAGAAACCTTATCCAT from Flavivirga abyssicola includes the following:
- a CDS encoding hydrolase, whose amino-acid sequence is MKTIKLTIFALLVSAISFAQWDMYNPNPNNDPANASKELLNPTNHTLLLIDHESQMAFAVESQPIEELRNNTGLLAASATLYKVPTVVTTVAEKSFSGPIFPEIREYFPNEKEYIDRTTMNSWEDKRVVKAVADIGKKKLVIAGLWTEVCTLSAALSALEDGYEVYVVVDACGGTSQEAHDMAITRMVQAGIKPVTSLQYLLEIHRDWARSDKYAEVVKISKRYGGAYGLGIDYIKTMKTWAKENEGDH
- a CDS encoding pirin family protein — translated: MNTVLHKSETRGNADHGWLNSKHTFSFANYHNPERMQFGMLRVLNDDTVSESMGFGTHPHKDMEIISIPLEGDLMHKDNMGNATVIKAGDIQVMSAGTGVMHSEYNNNPDKPVKFLQIWVFPDKKSVEPRYDQITLNLKDRKNKLQQVLSPNPDDEGVWIHQNAWFHMGGIEKGKSLKYQLKDNEKNGVYAFILKGDVAINNQSLNNRDGMGIWDVKELDIKADSDAEILLMEVPMA
- a CDS encoding DoxX family protein, with amino-acid sequence MKPLIILLSSFIISIFIIKIIKKDYDFALSARIAMSIMLVFTAIGHFAFTKGMSMMIPKFIPFKEGFVYLTGIFEILLALGLLIPKFKIVSGWTLIIFLLLMLPANIYASINNVNYQKGTFDGHGITYLWFRIPLQIFFIIWTYVSTIRV
- a CDS encoding TonB-dependent receptor domain-containing protein; the protein is MHFIKKRILILLLFSFTFNALGQSKIKGKIIDKDSGTALSNVQITNLDTKTTVVSNLNGTFEAIRVGKYSLKKEGYLEKILELKNDSYYIIQLNINPSQLHEVIINSNHIPKKLKKATTTISVIPLKDIERGNNINIAPILNRTPGVFMQSGALNTNRITIRGIGSRNLFGTAKIRAYFKDIPLTTGNGETTIEDFELNTISRFEIIKGATSSIYGAGLGGTIHLTPKNAFLNQSSINTEISLGSFGLLKGIVNINHGTSTNSFRAVYSNTHSDGYRENNTYNRQTFTLNSNHHLNKKNELYILASYIDLKAFIPSSINEETYRNNPKSAAFTWKQSQGFEDSKRGIFGLSWNHEYSNHTKQLTSIFTSFYDAYEPRPFNILKEHILATGIRSRILGNIKLFDKTFNWTLGGELFRDTYKSETFENLYRNFPNDTGSVEGNQLSNFKEKRNYYNAFFETIYELTKKTSLSIGLNLNQTAYTLNDRFPASENNRDQSGNFKFKNIVSPKFGISHLFSKSINVYSNISHGFSPITLNETLLPDGQINTNLKPETGWNFEIGTRASLINNRLQFNLALYRLAIKNLVVSRRTSQDEFIGINAGSTQHDGLELSLNYEWLQKETLSINSFVNYTLNNFKFKEFIDGDNNFSGNDLTGVPSEVFNTGIDIESSFGIYGNINFQYVGNMPITDSNDLFSDSYNLTNFKVGYRTSLNKKLNLNIFLGINNIFDKAYASQILINASGFNGNAPRYFYPGNPLNYYTGVNVNYMF
- a CDS encoding Crp/Fnr family transcriptional regulator, which produces MNEIRKFIEHISPMNDSDWLFFSSKLQQVTLKKHAVLLKMGETENYLSFITKGIVRLYIPREEHDLTFGFLFENEFVTAYDSFLSQAPSEYQLDTLTETVLWRISNKDLQEVYKRTNSGNIIGRKMAEYMFLIKSKRELSLLSKTAEERYLNLFSDRPKLLQQIPLKYIASYIGVTPQALSRIRKRIT
- a CDS encoding sigma 54-interacting transcriptional regulator, with amino-acid sequence MIDLRHELSIKEWLIDALPHEVIWASEDGKIVYANAKFCIRLGYKKSELMKLSIFDINTTVTKESWIEHWEEIKREKVLNFKAVHKNKSGKFYDVEVFAQFFSNNGKEMICSIISDITTSSFNENLLRNTEAIAHVGGWKLNLQDGSIIVTEEALRIFETQDRENFTPGKAIKFFANEKKAKNLFRNVLRGSQEFDEILETKSEPKKFIRAIAKPIFKGKKVINITGIYQDVTEQYQKASTLKFFKEIIDNAQDLVYVYNRKGTLLHYSDSVSKQLGFSRKELDNFSIFNLDSNITQEWWYSHFDELKEKRSMHMEWLVTRKDGTKFPAEIVANHLVYEGQDINCAVVRDVTERKMRDLKLFEALEEIKSLKELLENENEYLQEEISSKINYDNIICKSAAYEKVLEQVNQVAPTDTTVLITGESGTGKELLARALHNNSLRQNRALIKINCATLPKELIESELFGHKKGAFTGAVADKVGKFALADNGTIFLDEIGEMPIDLQPKLLRVLQEGEFDELGGSKTIKVNVRVIAATNRHLEKMIKEGAFREDLYYRLNVFPIHNIPLRAHKEDIPLLAQYFLKKYSSKAGKAFKRLSKKTIDVLMAYNFPGNIRELENLIERAVIVERGTTLNPGSWMPKMNGNINFDDFKSFETMQRDYIIKVLNYTNWRVSGKKGAATILNMKDKTLFAKMKRLGIEKKIVLKN
- a CDS encoding site-specific integrase translates to MQSQTTFSLSFWISATRAKNNQVSVYARITVNGKRANISLKRKVTVSEWDSNKGRARGNKQESRLLNRYLDLVKNRIYEAHDQLVKEKTFICSQSIKARFLGEDNQEYSLLTLVDYHNTQMSESLTYGTLKNYFTTQKYIKLFLTKKRKTQDVYLSQLTFRFLVDFEKFLRLYVPEDHQKKMENNTVMKHIQRLRKMVTLAYKMEWIDKDPFVKFKPTYIKNEREFLREDELQTIIEKEFEIERLTLVKDLFVFSCYTGLSYIDVMKLNEDNIVIGIDGGRWIITNRQKTHSKVKIPILPVAEELIAKYKGHLKTEKTKTLFPNISNQKLNSYLKEIADLCSIKKNLTFHIARHTFATTVTLSNGVPIETVSKLLGHTKIATTQIYARVIERKVSDDMQLLKVKINKKNSESNFKERGKCY